One Oncorhynchus kisutch isolate 150728-3 linkage group LG13, Okis_V2, whole genome shotgun sequence DNA window includes the following coding sequences:
- the LOC109902234 gene encoding zinc finger CCCH domain-containing protein 13-like isoform X6 translates to MTREEELIRIAKKLDKMVSRNNTEGALDLLNELKSFNMTLKLLQETRIGMSVNGIRKHCTDDEVVSLAKILIKDWKRLLDAARTQSTERPNKMKNGVDSNKSTGSPVRSPLEKDTSHKRLDVSDSEPESEKEEYSDKRQKEKYNVEHKKDERAVDLKKERYTEAFKNKRHAEQSKNGKHTKDARKERHVEHLEEPKKERHFEKSRKERHVPIHDTKNERHVQEPKKESNLEEPKNESHTDDPRKERHTDERRKEIPMYEPPQERPVENHRQGFERRSVLDDLYPSCYSPPRPPRPPRLPLPVRRMSGEVNKGVKKEVKKERERRDSSDTLSPSHPRPTPPSRRPSVKVKKEREESSDYKPVSLKVTSSDHVKKDRKDSDSKVPKKTSVDAKKERKDLSDSKPKPAKRQSLDSSDSNPKRSKRQSLDSSDSNPKRSKRQSLDGKKDRKDSTDSKPSHSVKRHSTDSKSDRRDSVDSKTSNSPSAKKLSSETKEFHSSKSSHPGPLQRKSSTDSIERRGKPEMPKIPTTPTSPMSPSFSSAGVPLSLCLATGETIRDKCIEMLAAALRTDDNFKEFGTNCDSMAAEIEDHIYTEMGSTDMKYKNRVRSRISNLKDPKNPGLRRNVLAGGIELRRFAIMSAEEMASDELKQLRNNLTKEAIREHQLSKTSGTISDLFQCSKCGKKNCTYNQMQTRSADEPMTTFVLCNECGNRWKFC, encoded by the exons ATGACGCGAGAAGAGGAGTTAATTCGGATTGCAAAAAAGCTGGACAAGATGGTGTCTAGAAATAACACG GAGGGTGCCCTGGACCTGCTGAATGAACTGAAGAGCTTCAACATGACACTGAAACTTCTGCAG GAAACGAGAATCGGCATGTCTGTGAATGGAATCAGGAAGCACTGCACAGACGACGAGGTAGTTTCCCTGGCCAAGATCCTCATCAAGGACTGGAAGAGACTGCTGG ATGCTGCACGTACTCAGAGTACGGAGAGGCCCAATAAGATGAAGAATGGGGTTGACTCCAACAAATCCACAGGGTCCCCAGTCAGGTCCCCCTTAGAGAAAGACACCAG TCACAAGAGGCTGGATGTTTCTGATTCAGAACCTGAATCTGAAAAGGAAGAATACTCTGACAAACGGCAAAAAGAGAAGTACAATGTTGAACACAAAAAAGACGAGAGAGCTGTTGACCTTAAAAAGGAGCGATATACAGAGGCATTCAAAAACAAACGGCATGCAGAACAATCCAAAAACGGAAAACATACAAAAGATGCCAGAAAAGAAAGACATGTAGAACACTTAGAAGAACCCAAAAAGGAGAGACACTtcgaaaaatccagaaaagaaaGACATGTACCTATACATGACACAAAAAATGAAAGACATGTGCAAGAACCCAAGAAAGAAAGTAACCTCGAAGAACCCAAAAACGAGAGCCACACAGATGATCCGAGAAAGGAAAGACACACAGATGAACGCAGAAAGGAGATACCAATGTACGAACCCCCACAAGAGAGACCTGTTGAAAACCACAGACAAGGGTTTGAGAG GAGAAGCGTCTTGGATGATCTTTACCCCTCTTGTTACTCTCCTCCTCGCCCCCCCCGACCACCccgtcttcctctccctgtcagACGTATGTCTGGGGAGGTGAATAAAGGGGTGAAAAAAGAggtgaagaaggagagagagag GAGAGATTCTTCAGACACTCTGTCTCCTTCTCATCCTCGTCCCACCCCTCCGTCCAGACGTCCCTCAGTGAAGGTGAAGAAAGAGAG AGAAGAGTCGTCAGATTACAAACCCGTTTCTCTGAAGGTGACGTCATCTGACCATGTGAAAAAGGATAG AAAAGACTCCGATAGCAAAGTGCCCAAAAAAACATCTGTTGATGCCAAGAAAGAAAG AAAGGATTTGTCAGATTCCAAACCAAAACCTGCTAAAAGGCAGAGTCTGGACTCGTCAGATTCCAATCCAAAACGTTCTAAAAGGCAGAGTCTGGACTCGTCAGATTCCAATCCAAAACGTTCTAAAAGGCAGAGTCTGGATGGCAAGAAAGACAG AAAGGACTCCACTGACTCCAAGCCCAGCCATTCTGTGAAACGTCATTCGACTGATTCCAAATCAGACAG GAGGGACTCTGTGGATTCCAAGACTAGCAACTCACCCTCAGCTAAGAAGCTCTCTAGCGAGAC gAAAGAATTTCATAGCTCCAAGTCGTCTCACCCTGGCCCTCTGCAGAGAAAGTCCTCAACGGACAGTATTGAACG GAGAGGGAAACCAGAGATGCCAAAGATTCCCACCACCCCCACCAGTCCCATGTCCCCCTCCTTCAGCTCAGCAGGGGTTCCCCTGTCCCTTTGCCTTGCCACTGGAGAAACCATCAGGGACAAGTGCATCGAGATGCTGGCTGCTGCTCTACGTACAGATG ACAACTTCAAAGAATTTGGGACAAACTGTGACTCCATGGCAGCAGAGATTGAAGATC ATATTTACACGGAGATGGGATCCACAGATATGAAGTATAAAAACAGGGTGCGGAGCCGCATCAGCAACCTGAAGGACCCCAAAAACCCTGGACTGCGGAGGAACGTCCTGGCTGGAGGCATCGAGCTGAGACGCTTCGCCATCATGTCTGCTGAG gaGATGGCTAGTGATGAGCTGAAGCAGCTGAGGAACAATCTGACTAAGGAGGCCATTAGGGAACACCAACTGTCCAAAACCAGCGGTACCATTTCTGACCTGTTTCAGTGCAGCAAGTGCGGCAAAAAGAACTGCACCTACAACCAG ATGCAGACCCGCAGCGCTGATGAGCCTATGACTACTTTTGTTCTGTGTAACGAGTGCGGGAACCGCTGGAAG TTCTGCTGA
- the LOC109902234 gene encoding serine/arginine repetitive matrix protein 1-like isoform X4, with protein sequence MTREEELIRIAKKLDKMVSRNNTEGALDLLNELKSFNMTLKLLQETRIGMSVNGIRKHCTDDEVVSLAKILIKDWKRLLDAARTQSTERPNKMKNGVDSNKSTGSPVRSPLEKDTSHKRLDVSDSEPESEKEEYSDKRQKEKYNVEHKKDERAVDLKKERYTEAFKNKRHAEQSKNGKHTKDARKERHVEHLEEPKKERHFEKSRKERHVPIHDTKNERHVQEPKKESNLEEPKNESHTDDPRKERHTDERRKEIPMYEPPQERPVENHRQGFERRSVLDDLYPSCYSPPRPPRPPRLPLPVRRMSGEVNKGVKKEVKKERERRDSSDTLSPSHPRPTPPSRRPSVKVKKERKKAPPDPNSPLPPLHPHPSMPTAAEVKKEREESSDYKPVSLKVTSSDHVKKDRKDSDSKVPKKTSVDAKKERKDLSDSKPKPAKRQSLDSSDSNPKRSKRQSLDSSDSNPKRSKRQSLDGKKDRKDSTDSKPSHSVKRHSTDSKSDRRDSVDSKTSNSPSAKKLSSETKEFHSSKSSHPGPLQRKSSTDSIERRGKPEMPKIPTTPTSPMSPSFSSAGVPLSLCLATGETIRDKCIEMLAAALRTDDNFKEFGTNCDSMAAEIEDHIYTEMGSTDMKYKNRVRSRISNLKDPKNPGLRRNVLAGGIELRRFAIMSAEEMASDELKQLRNNLTKEAIREHQLSKTSGTISDLFQCSKCGKKNCTYNQMQTRSADEPMTTFVLCNECGNRWKFC encoded by the exons ATGACGCGAGAAGAGGAGTTAATTCGGATTGCAAAAAAGCTGGACAAGATGGTGTCTAGAAATAACACG GAGGGTGCCCTGGACCTGCTGAATGAACTGAAGAGCTTCAACATGACACTGAAACTTCTGCAG GAAACGAGAATCGGCATGTCTGTGAATGGAATCAGGAAGCACTGCACAGACGACGAGGTAGTTTCCCTGGCCAAGATCCTCATCAAGGACTGGAAGAGACTGCTGG ATGCTGCACGTACTCAGAGTACGGAGAGGCCCAATAAGATGAAGAATGGGGTTGACTCCAACAAATCCACAGGGTCCCCAGTCAGGTCCCCCTTAGAGAAAGACACCAG TCACAAGAGGCTGGATGTTTCTGATTCAGAACCTGAATCTGAAAAGGAAGAATACTCTGACAAACGGCAAAAAGAGAAGTACAATGTTGAACACAAAAAAGACGAGAGAGCTGTTGACCTTAAAAAGGAGCGATATACAGAGGCATTCAAAAACAAACGGCATGCAGAACAATCCAAAAACGGAAAACATACAAAAGATGCCAGAAAAGAAAGACATGTAGAACACTTAGAAGAACCCAAAAAGGAGAGACACTtcgaaaaatccagaaaagaaaGACATGTACCTATACATGACACAAAAAATGAAAGACATGTGCAAGAACCCAAGAAAGAAAGTAACCTCGAAGAACCCAAAAACGAGAGCCACACAGATGATCCGAGAAAGGAAAGACACACAGATGAACGCAGAAAGGAGATACCAATGTACGAACCCCCACAAGAGAGACCTGTTGAAAACCACAGACAAGGGTTTGAGAG GAGAAGCGTCTTGGATGATCTTTACCCCTCTTGTTACTCTCCTCCTCGCCCCCCCCGACCACCccgtcttcctctccctgtcagACGTATGTCTGGGGAGGTGAATAAAGGGGTGAAAAAAGAggtgaagaaggagagagagag GAGAGATTCTTCAGACACTCTGTCTCCTTCTCATCCTCGTCCCACCCCTCCGTCCAGACGTCCCTCAGTGAAGGTGAAGAAAGAGAG GAAAAAAGCTCCTCCTGACCCTAATtccccacttcctcctcttcatcctcatcctTCTATGCCCACTGCAGCAGAGGTCAAGAAGGAGAG AGAAGAGTCGTCAGATTACAAACCCGTTTCTCTGAAGGTGACGTCATCTGACCATGTGAAAAAGGATAG AAAAGACTCCGATAGCAAAGTGCCCAAAAAAACATCTGTTGATGCCAAGAAAGAAAG AAAGGATTTGTCAGATTCCAAACCAAAACCTGCTAAAAGGCAGAGTCTGGACTCGTCAGATTCCAATCCAAAACGTTCTAAAAGGCAGAGTCTGGACTCGTCAGATTCCAATCCAAAACGTTCTAAAAGGCAGAGTCTGGATGGCAAGAAAGACAG AAAGGACTCCACTGACTCCAAGCCCAGCCATTCTGTGAAACGTCATTCGACTGATTCCAAATCAGACAG GAGGGACTCTGTGGATTCCAAGACTAGCAACTCACCCTCAGCTAAGAAGCTCTCTAGCGAGAC gAAAGAATTTCATAGCTCCAAGTCGTCTCACCCTGGCCCTCTGCAGAGAAAGTCCTCAACGGACAGTATTGAACG GAGAGGGAAACCAGAGATGCCAAAGATTCCCACCACCCCCACCAGTCCCATGTCCCCCTCCTTCAGCTCAGCAGGGGTTCCCCTGTCCCTTTGCCTTGCCACTGGAGAAACCATCAGGGACAAGTGCATCGAGATGCTGGCTGCTGCTCTACGTACAGATG ACAACTTCAAAGAATTTGGGACAAACTGTGACTCCATGGCAGCAGAGATTGAAGATC ATATTTACACGGAGATGGGATCCACAGATATGAAGTATAAAAACAGGGTGCGGAGCCGCATCAGCAACCTGAAGGACCCCAAAAACCCTGGACTGCGGAGGAACGTCCTGGCTGGAGGCATCGAGCTGAGACGCTTCGCCATCATGTCTGCTGAG gaGATGGCTAGTGATGAGCTGAAGCAGCTGAGGAACAATCTGACTAAGGAGGCCATTAGGGAACACCAACTGTCCAAAACCAGCGGTACCATTTCTGACCTGTTTCAGTGCAGCAAGTGCGGCAAAAAGAACTGCACCTACAACCAG ATGCAGACCCGCAGCGCTGATGAGCCTATGACTACTTTTGTTCTGTGTAACGAGTGCGGGAACCGCTGGAAG TTCTGCTGA
- the LOC109902234 gene encoding transcription elongation factor A protein 2-like isoform X16 encodes MTREEELIRIAKKLDKMVSRNNTEGALDLLNELKSFNMTLKLLQETRIGMSVNGIRKHCTDDEVVSLAKILIKDWKRLLDAARTQSTERPNKMKNGVDSNKSTGSPVRSPLEKDTRKDLSDSKPKPAKRQSLDSSDSNPKRSKRQSLDSSDSNPKRSKRQSLDGKKDRKDSTDSKPSHSVKRHSTDSKSDRRDSVDSKTSNSPSAKKLSSETKEFHSSKSSHPGPLQRKSSTDSIERRGKPEMPKIPTTPTSPMSPSFSSAGVPLSLCLATGETIRDKCIEMLAAALRTDDNFKEFGTNCDSMAAEIEDHIYTEMGSTDMKYKNRVRSRISNLKDPKNPGLRRNVLAGGIELRRFAIMSAEEMASDELKQLRNNLTKEAIREHQLSKTSGTISDLFQCSKCGKKNCTYNQMQTRSADEPMTTFVLCNECGNRWKFC; translated from the exons ATGACGCGAGAAGAGGAGTTAATTCGGATTGCAAAAAAGCTGGACAAGATGGTGTCTAGAAATAACACG GAGGGTGCCCTGGACCTGCTGAATGAACTGAAGAGCTTCAACATGACACTGAAACTTCTGCAG GAAACGAGAATCGGCATGTCTGTGAATGGAATCAGGAAGCACTGCACAGACGACGAGGTAGTTTCCCTGGCCAAGATCCTCATCAAGGACTGGAAGAGACTGCTGG ATGCTGCACGTACTCAGAGTACGGAGAGGCCCAATAAGATGAAGAATGGGGTTGACTCCAACAAATCCACAGGGTCCCCAGTCAGGTCCCCCTTAGAGAAAGACACCAG AAAGGATTTGTCAGATTCCAAACCAAAACCTGCTAAAAGGCAGAGTCTGGACTCGTCAGATTCCAATCCAAAACGTTCTAAAAGGCAGAGTCTGGACTCGTCAGATTCCAATCCAAAACGTTCTAAAAGGCAGAGTCTGGATGGCAAGAAAGACAG AAAGGACTCCACTGACTCCAAGCCCAGCCATTCTGTGAAACGTCATTCGACTGATTCCAAATCAGACAG GAGGGACTCTGTGGATTCCAAGACTAGCAACTCACCCTCAGCTAAGAAGCTCTCTAGCGAGAC gAAAGAATTTCATAGCTCCAAGTCGTCTCACCCTGGCCCTCTGCAGAGAAAGTCCTCAACGGACAGTATTGAACG GAGAGGGAAACCAGAGATGCCAAAGATTCCCACCACCCCCACCAGTCCCATGTCCCCCTCCTTCAGCTCAGCAGGGGTTCCCCTGTCCCTTTGCCTTGCCACTGGAGAAACCATCAGGGACAAGTGCATCGAGATGCTGGCTGCTGCTCTACGTACAGATG ACAACTTCAAAGAATTTGGGACAAACTGTGACTCCATGGCAGCAGAGATTGAAGATC ATATTTACACGGAGATGGGATCCACAGATATGAAGTATAAAAACAGGGTGCGGAGCCGCATCAGCAACCTGAAGGACCCCAAAAACCCTGGACTGCGGAGGAACGTCCTGGCTGGAGGCATCGAGCTGAGACGCTTCGCCATCATGTCTGCTGAG gaGATGGCTAGTGATGAGCTGAAGCAGCTGAGGAACAATCTGACTAAGGAGGCCATTAGGGAACACCAACTGTCCAAAACCAGCGGTACCATTTCTGACCTGTTTCAGTGCAGCAAGTGCGGCAAAAAGAACTGCACCTACAACCAG ATGCAGACCCGCAGCGCTGATGAGCCTATGACTACTTTTGTTCTGTGTAACGAGTGCGGGAACCGCTGGAAG TTCTGCTGA
- the LOC109902234 gene encoding transcription elongation factor A protein 3-like isoform X13, with product MTREEELIRIAKKLDKMVSRNNTEGALDLLNELKSFNMTLKLLQETRIGMSVNGIRKHCTDDEVVSLAKILIKDWKRLLDAARTQSTERPNKMKNGVDSNKSTGSPVRSPLEKDTRRDSSDTLSPSHPRPTPPSRRPSVKVKKEREESSDYKPVSLKVTSSDHVKKDRKDSDSKVPKKTSVDAKKERKDLSDSKPKPAKRQSLDSSDSNPKRSKRQSLDSSDSNPKRSKRQSLDGKKDRKDSTDSKPSHSVKRHSTDSKSDRRDSVDSKTSNSPSAKKLSSETKEFHSSKSSHPGPLQRKSSTDSIERRGKPEMPKIPTTPTSPMSPSFSSAGVPLSLCLATGETIRDKCIEMLAAALRTDDNFKEFGTNCDSMAAEIEDHIYTEMGSTDMKYKNRVRSRISNLKDPKNPGLRRNVLAGGIELRRFAIMSAEEMASDELKQLRNNLTKEAIREHQLSKTSGTISDLFQCSKCGKKNCTYNQMQTRSADEPMTTFVLCNECGNRWKFC from the exons ATGACGCGAGAAGAGGAGTTAATTCGGATTGCAAAAAAGCTGGACAAGATGGTGTCTAGAAATAACACG GAGGGTGCCCTGGACCTGCTGAATGAACTGAAGAGCTTCAACATGACACTGAAACTTCTGCAG GAAACGAGAATCGGCATGTCTGTGAATGGAATCAGGAAGCACTGCACAGACGACGAGGTAGTTTCCCTGGCCAAGATCCTCATCAAGGACTGGAAGAGACTGCTGG ATGCTGCACGTACTCAGAGTACGGAGAGGCCCAATAAGATGAAGAATGGGGTTGACTCCAACAAATCCACAGGGTCCCCAGTCAGGTCCCCCTTAGAGAAAGACACCAG GAGAGATTCTTCAGACACTCTGTCTCCTTCTCATCCTCGTCCCACCCCTCCGTCCAGACGTCCCTCAGTGAAGGTGAAGAAAGAGAG AGAAGAGTCGTCAGATTACAAACCCGTTTCTCTGAAGGTGACGTCATCTGACCATGTGAAAAAGGATAG AAAAGACTCCGATAGCAAAGTGCCCAAAAAAACATCTGTTGATGCCAAGAAAGAAAG AAAGGATTTGTCAGATTCCAAACCAAAACCTGCTAAAAGGCAGAGTCTGGACTCGTCAGATTCCAATCCAAAACGTTCTAAAAGGCAGAGTCTGGACTCGTCAGATTCCAATCCAAAACGTTCTAAAAGGCAGAGTCTGGATGGCAAGAAAGACAG AAAGGACTCCACTGACTCCAAGCCCAGCCATTCTGTGAAACGTCATTCGACTGATTCCAAATCAGACAG GAGGGACTCTGTGGATTCCAAGACTAGCAACTCACCCTCAGCTAAGAAGCTCTCTAGCGAGAC gAAAGAATTTCATAGCTCCAAGTCGTCTCACCCTGGCCCTCTGCAGAGAAAGTCCTCAACGGACAGTATTGAACG GAGAGGGAAACCAGAGATGCCAAAGATTCCCACCACCCCCACCAGTCCCATGTCCCCCTCCTTCAGCTCAGCAGGGGTTCCCCTGTCCCTTTGCCTTGCCACTGGAGAAACCATCAGGGACAAGTGCATCGAGATGCTGGCTGCTGCTCTACGTACAGATG ACAACTTCAAAGAATTTGGGACAAACTGTGACTCCATGGCAGCAGAGATTGAAGATC ATATTTACACGGAGATGGGATCCACAGATATGAAGTATAAAAACAGGGTGCGGAGCCGCATCAGCAACCTGAAGGACCCCAAAAACCCTGGACTGCGGAGGAACGTCCTGGCTGGAGGCATCGAGCTGAGACGCTTCGCCATCATGTCTGCTGAG gaGATGGCTAGTGATGAGCTGAAGCAGCTGAGGAACAATCTGACTAAGGAGGCCATTAGGGAACACCAACTGTCCAAAACCAGCGGTACCATTTCTGACCTGTTTCAGTGCAGCAAGTGCGGCAAAAAGAACTGCACCTACAACCAG ATGCAGACCCGCAGCGCTGATGAGCCTATGACTACTTTTGTTCTGTGTAACGAGTGCGGGAACCGCTGGAAG TTCTGCTGA
- the LOC109902234 gene encoding transcription elongation factor A protein 3-like isoform X9 translates to MTREEELIRIAKKLDKMVSRNNTEGALDLLNELKSFNMTLKLLQETRIGMSVNGIRKHCTDDEVVSLAKILIKDWKRLLDAARTQSTERPNKMKNGVDSNKSTGSPVRSPLEKDTSHKRLDVSDSEPESEKEEYSDKRQKEKYNVEHKKDERAVDLKKERYTEAFKNKRHAEQSKNGKHTKDARKERHVEHLEEPKKERHFEKSRKERHVPIHDTKNERHVQEPKKESNLEEPKNESHTDDPRKERHTDERRKEIPMYEPPQERPVENHRQGFERRSVLDDLYPSCYSPPRPPRPPRLPLPVRRMSGEVNKGVKKEVKKERERRDSSDTLSPSHPRPTPPSRRPSVKVKKERKDLSDSKPKPAKRQSLDSSDSNPKRSKRQSLDSSDSNPKRSKRQSLDGKKDRKDSTDSKPSHSVKRHSTDSKSDRRDSVDSKTSNSPSAKKLSSETKEFHSSKSSHPGPLQRKSSTDSIERRGKPEMPKIPTTPTSPMSPSFSSAGVPLSLCLATGETIRDKCIEMLAAALRTDDNFKEFGTNCDSMAAEIEDHIYTEMGSTDMKYKNRVRSRISNLKDPKNPGLRRNVLAGGIELRRFAIMSAEEMASDELKQLRNNLTKEAIREHQLSKTSGTISDLFQCSKCGKKNCTYNQMQTRSADEPMTTFVLCNECGNRWKFC, encoded by the exons ATGACGCGAGAAGAGGAGTTAATTCGGATTGCAAAAAAGCTGGACAAGATGGTGTCTAGAAATAACACG GAGGGTGCCCTGGACCTGCTGAATGAACTGAAGAGCTTCAACATGACACTGAAACTTCTGCAG GAAACGAGAATCGGCATGTCTGTGAATGGAATCAGGAAGCACTGCACAGACGACGAGGTAGTTTCCCTGGCCAAGATCCTCATCAAGGACTGGAAGAGACTGCTGG ATGCTGCACGTACTCAGAGTACGGAGAGGCCCAATAAGATGAAGAATGGGGTTGACTCCAACAAATCCACAGGGTCCCCAGTCAGGTCCCCCTTAGAGAAAGACACCAG TCACAAGAGGCTGGATGTTTCTGATTCAGAACCTGAATCTGAAAAGGAAGAATACTCTGACAAACGGCAAAAAGAGAAGTACAATGTTGAACACAAAAAAGACGAGAGAGCTGTTGACCTTAAAAAGGAGCGATATACAGAGGCATTCAAAAACAAACGGCATGCAGAACAATCCAAAAACGGAAAACATACAAAAGATGCCAGAAAAGAAAGACATGTAGAACACTTAGAAGAACCCAAAAAGGAGAGACACTtcgaaaaatccagaaaagaaaGACATGTACCTATACATGACACAAAAAATGAAAGACATGTGCAAGAACCCAAGAAAGAAAGTAACCTCGAAGAACCCAAAAACGAGAGCCACACAGATGATCCGAGAAAGGAAAGACACACAGATGAACGCAGAAAGGAGATACCAATGTACGAACCCCCACAAGAGAGACCTGTTGAAAACCACAGACAAGGGTTTGAGAG GAGAAGCGTCTTGGATGATCTTTACCCCTCTTGTTACTCTCCTCCTCGCCCCCCCCGACCACCccgtcttcctctccctgtcagACGTATGTCTGGGGAGGTGAATAAAGGGGTGAAAAAAGAggtgaagaaggagagagagag GAGAGATTCTTCAGACACTCTGTCTCCTTCTCATCCTCGTCCCACCCCTCCGTCCAGACGTCCCTCAGTGAAGGTGAAGAAAGAGAG AAAGGATTTGTCAGATTCCAAACCAAAACCTGCTAAAAGGCAGAGTCTGGACTCGTCAGATTCCAATCCAAAACGTTCTAAAAGGCAGAGTCTGGACTCGTCAGATTCCAATCCAAAACGTTCTAAAAGGCAGAGTCTGGATGGCAAGAAAGACAG AAAGGACTCCACTGACTCCAAGCCCAGCCATTCTGTGAAACGTCATTCGACTGATTCCAAATCAGACAG GAGGGACTCTGTGGATTCCAAGACTAGCAACTCACCCTCAGCTAAGAAGCTCTCTAGCGAGAC gAAAGAATTTCATAGCTCCAAGTCGTCTCACCCTGGCCCTCTGCAGAGAAAGTCCTCAACGGACAGTATTGAACG GAGAGGGAAACCAGAGATGCCAAAGATTCCCACCACCCCCACCAGTCCCATGTCCCCCTCCTTCAGCTCAGCAGGGGTTCCCCTGTCCCTTTGCCTTGCCACTGGAGAAACCATCAGGGACAAGTGCATCGAGATGCTGGCTGCTGCTCTACGTACAGATG ACAACTTCAAAGAATTTGGGACAAACTGTGACTCCATGGCAGCAGAGATTGAAGATC ATATTTACACGGAGATGGGATCCACAGATATGAAGTATAAAAACAGGGTGCGGAGCCGCATCAGCAACCTGAAGGACCCCAAAAACCCTGGACTGCGGAGGAACGTCCTGGCTGGAGGCATCGAGCTGAGACGCTTCGCCATCATGTCTGCTGAG gaGATGGCTAGTGATGAGCTGAAGCAGCTGAGGAACAATCTGACTAAGGAGGCCATTAGGGAACACCAACTGTCCAAAACCAGCGGTACCATTTCTGACCTGTTTCAGTGCAGCAAGTGCGGCAAAAAGAACTGCACCTACAACCAG ATGCAGACCCGCAGCGCTGATGAGCCTATGACTACTTTTGTTCTGTGTAACGAGTGCGGGAACCGCTGGAAG TTCTGCTGA